Genomic DNA from Paenibacillus sp. KS-LC4:
GAAGGCCAAATTGTAGCATTATGTGGTGGAAACGGTGCAGGCAAGAGCACGATTCTGAGAATGATTGCGGGTATTTCACATCCCGACAGTGGCAAGATTACGGTTGGCGGTTTACAGTGGAAAAATAATCGTAAGCGCTATGCGGACCTTATTGGCTATATGCCTGATGATTTTCGCTTTAGTCAGGGGTTGACCGCATTTGAAACACTCGCTTTCTGGGCCGCGCTTCGCGGGGTACCTCAGAGGAGAGTAAAGGAACTTCTGCAAGAAGTTGGTCTTGCGGATACGGGGAAAAAGTCAGTCTCCAGCTTCTCCAAAGGAATGAGGCAGCGTATATTGTTTGCGCAGGCTTTGCTGGCAAAGCCGCCTGTCGTTCTAATGGATGAACCTACGAATGGACTTGATCCTTACTGGATTGAATCTTTTGTACGTATGGTTAAAGAAACCGCCAAAAGCGGTCAGACTGTTATCTTCTCCACGCACCAGCTTCATGTTGCCGAAGCTCTGGCAGATCGTATTGCTTTGCTTCGAGGAGGTCAAATTGAGCTTGAAGGAACAGCAGCCGATATTCGAGCGCAGCTAGGCGCGGGCGGACTGCAAGCAGCATTCGCTGAATGGTTTGGATTAACTGGAACGCTTAACGGCTACTAATAGGATACTAATTGTATAGGCTATTTTAAACTTAAACCCAATAATCCCGAGCTTGTGGCCCGGGGCTATTGGGTTTAAGTTTGGTAATTTAATGGTGTTCGCTTTAATGATGTCCGCCAGCGGCTGGAGCAGACGCATCGGAGTGCTGTGTGCTCTCAAGCTGTACAAGGCGCTGTGTGTCTTTCTAGTTAGCCGATGACTCATTAAAGCTATCCTACCGGATATGAAACCAATCTCGTTCATCATTTGTTCAAAAATACTTTTTAAACATTTAACTTTACAAAGTAGCATAGTTAATGTATATTCAGAATGACAAGAGGTTTAATTTACCATAATAACCATCAACTTACGGAGGTGTGAAAGACAAACAACGATCAGATCGGGATTTTTGATGCTCAGTACAGGGCGCCTACAATTGGTATTATGCTGGTTCTGGCAACCGTCGCTTTCGAAGGACTGGCTATCACGACT
This window encodes:
- a CDS encoding ABC transporter ATP-binding protein, with amino-acid sequence MVKPMVRLDGITKKLKKQVIIEGLNLQIEEGQIVALCGGNGAGKSTILRMIAGISHPDSGKITVGGLQWKNNRKRYADLIGYMPDDFRFSQGLTAFETLAFWAALRGVPQRRVKELLQEVGLADTGKKSVSSFSKGMRQRILFAQALLAKPPVVLMDEPTNGLDPYWIESFVRMVKETAKSGQTVIFSTHQLHVAEALADRIALLRGGQIELEGTAADIRAQLGAGGLQAAFAEWFGLTGTLNGY